One window of the Shewanella cyperi genome contains the following:
- a CDS encoding ABC transporter permease — protein sequence MSPLNRKLLRDLWRIKGQALAIMLVIALGVMVMVMMTSLINTLEQTRDAYYARFRFADVFVDLVRAPKALAERVRELEGVARAETRVSGGALIDLPQFATPVYGQMISLPDFSEPALNRLYLSGGRLPAPHSGDEVVLLKGFADAWHLLPGDSLPVTIRGKRRTLHVVGIALAPEYVYTTPPGELAPDDGRFAVLWMREKALSQALELEGAFNQLLVRLTPGMQDEGVILALNTLFERYGGRGAFNRDSHFSNRFVRDEIAGLKTSAAVVPPIFLAVAAFLLFIVVSRMLAAEREQIGLLKAFGYSRIQVTMHYVKFLLLIACGGAALGCLFGILEGTRISHMYQLYFKFPFLLFQTEPKAFVIAALVSIGSALAGASLVLWQVFALMPAEAMRPPTPPDHSRTLDLGAWLKHRLDPAAKMVLRNLLRRPKRYLSSVLGIAAGMALCVAMLSTLSGFDGAIDDYFNLNDRSDVTVSFVEPAPYAALFELAHLPGVLAVEPVRQLPVVFRAGLREYRGVLTGLDNKGRGAFYRALDAEGAPVYIRDEGVVLGQSLARVLGLAAGDFVRVELTSEARRELVLPVIRIADTMLGAPAYLSLKGMETKLRDRQRVSGAFLRVDALEVDALYRRLKAMPAVAGVSVRAQTRAAFERMMNEGAGAVRYIMALIAAIISFGVVYNSARISFAEHVRELACLRVLGYSRGQAAYVLLGDMGLATLLALPLGAWGGFYLTKLIAVRFSTELYTIRAVVDPHSYGIAALAVLLAAAVSAWVVRRDLDRTDLVIALKTWE from the coding sequence ATGAGTCCCCTCAATCGCAAGCTGCTCAGGGATCTGTGGCGCATCAAGGGCCAGGCGCTGGCCATTATGCTGGTCATCGCCCTGGGGGTCATGGTCATGGTGATGATGACCAGCCTTATCAACACCCTGGAGCAAACCCGCGATGCCTATTACGCCCGCTTCCGCTTTGCCGATGTGTTTGTGGATCTGGTGCGGGCACCCAAGGCGCTTGCCGAGCGGGTGCGGGAACTTGAAGGCGTGGCCCGGGCGGAAACCCGCGTCAGCGGCGGCGCGCTCATCGACCTGCCGCAATTTGCCACCCCGGTCTACGGCCAGATGATTTCCCTGCCGGATTTCAGCGAGCCGGCGCTCAACCGGCTGTATCTCAGTGGCGGGCGCTTGCCCGCGCCCCACAGCGGTGATGAGGTGGTGCTGCTCAAGGGCTTTGCCGATGCCTGGCATCTGCTGCCGGGCGACAGCCTGCCGGTCACCATCCGTGGCAAACGCCGGACACTGCACGTGGTAGGTATCGCCCTGGCACCCGAGTACGTTTACACCACGCCACCGGGGGAACTGGCGCCGGACGATGGCCGTTTTGCCGTGCTGTGGATGCGCGAGAAGGCGCTGTCCCAGGCCCTTGAGCTGGAAGGGGCATTTAACCAACTCTTGGTGCGGCTCACCCCGGGCATGCAGGATGAGGGGGTGATCCTGGCGCTCAACACCCTGTTTGAACGCTACGGCGGCCGCGGCGCCTTTAACCGCGACAGCCATTTTTCCAACCGCTTTGTGCGGGACGAAATTGCCGGCCTGAAGACCTCGGCGGCGGTCGTGCCGCCGATATTTCTCGCGGTGGCGGCCTTTTTGCTGTTTATCGTGGTATCCAGGATGCTGGCCGCCGAGCGCGAGCAAATCGGTCTGCTGAAGGCCTTTGGCTACAGCCGCATCCAGGTCACAATGCATTACGTCAAGTTTTTGCTGCTGATTGCCTGTGGCGGCGCGGCTTTGGGTTGCCTGTTCGGCATTTTGGAAGGCACCCGCATCAGCCATATGTATCAGTTGTACTTCAAGTTTCCGTTTCTGTTGTTTCAAACCGAACCCAAGGCCTTTGTTATCGCCGCCCTGGTCAGCATAGGCTCGGCTTTGGCCGGGGCGTCACTGGTGCTGTGGCAGGTGTTTGCCCTGATGCCCGCCGAGGCCATGCGCCCGCCGACCCCGCCCGATCACAGTCGCACCCTCGATCTGGGGGCCTGGCTCAAACACCGGCTCGATCCTGCCGCCAAGATGGTGCTGCGCAATTTGCTCAGGCGCCCGAAACGCTACCTGAGTTCTGTGCTGGGCATAGCGGCCGGCATGGCCCTGTGTGTGGCCATGCTGAGTACCCTGAGTGGCTTCGATGGCGCCATAGACGACTATTTCAACCTCAACGATCGCAGCGATGTCACAGTCTCCTTTGTTGAGCCCGCGCCCTATGCTGCCCTGTTTGAACTCGCCCATTTGCCCGGGGTGCTGGCGGTGGAGCCGGTGCGGCAATTGCCCGTGGTGTTCAGGGCCGGGCTCAGGGAGTATCGCGGTGTTCTCACCGGGCTGGATAATAAGGGCCGGGGCGCCTTTTACCGGGCCCTGGATGCGGAAGGGGCACCCGTGTATATCCGTGACGAGGGGGTGGTGCTGGGCCAGTCGCTGGCCCGGGTGCTGGGGCTGGCCGCAGGTGACTTTGTCCGGGTGGAACTGACGTCAGAGGCACGCCGGGAGCTGGTGCTGCCGGTTATCCGCATCGCCGATACCATGCTGGGCGCACCGGCCTACCTGTCATTGAAAGGGATGGAGACCAAGCTGCGGGACAGGCAAAGGGTGAGCGGCGCCTTCTTGCGGGTCGATGCCCTTGAGGTTGATGCCCTGTACCGTCGCCTCAAGGCGATGCCGGCGGTGGCGGGGGTCAGTGTCAGGGCCCAGACCCGCGCGGCTTTCGAGCGCATGATGAACGAGGGCGCCGGCGCGGTGCGCTACATCATGGCCCTTATCGCCGCTATCATTAGTTTCGGTGTGGTTTACAACAGCGCCAGGATAAGTTTCGCCGAACACGTGCGCGAGCTTGCCTGCCTGCGGGTGCTGGGCTACAGCCGCGGCCAGGCAGCCTATGTGTTGCTGGGGGACATGGGCTTGGCAACCCTGCTGGCGCTACC